The sequence below is a genomic window from bacterium 336/3.
TTATTTTTTACTCAAGTATTTGTATGCCCACTATTTTAGCTATAGAATCTTCTTGCGATGAAACATCTGCTTCTGTGATACAAGATAGCAAAATTCTCTCCAATATTATAGCCAACCAAAAAATTCACGAATTATATGGAGGTGTTGTACCAGAACTTGCTTCTCGTGAACACCAAAAAAATATTATACCAGTTGTTTTAAGTGCTTTAGATACTGCAAAGATACATAAAAATCAGTTAGATGCAATTGCTTTTACGAGAGGTCCAGGGCTTTTAGGAGCGTTATTGGTCGGTGTTTCTTTTGCCAAATCTATGGCTATTTCATTAAACATACCACTGATTGAGGTCAATCACATGCAAGCTCATGTACTTGCTCATTTTATAGGCGAAAACAAACCCAAATTCCCTTTTTTATGTCTGACAGTCAGTGGCGGACATACTCAAATTGTACTTGTTAGAGACTATTTAGATATGGAAGTGATTGGACAAACGCAAGATGATGCAGTAGGTGAGGCTTTTGATAAAACAGCAAAATTACTTGGATTACCTTACCCTGGTGGACCTTTGATTGATAAATATGCTCAAGAAGGAAACCCATCAGCTTTTCCATTTCCCAAATCCGAAATGCCTGACTTAAACTTTTCGTTTAGTGGTATCAAAACTGCTATTTTATATTTTTTACAGAATAATACTCAGAAAAATCCTCAATTTATTCAAGAAAATCTCAAAGATATTTGTGCAAGTGTGCAGTATAGTTTGGTAGAAATTTTGATGCAAAAATTAAGAAAAGCCTCTAAACAAACTAACATTAAAGAAATTTCTATTGCTGGTGGCGTAGCAGCTAATTCGGGTTTGCGTAATGCTCTTCAAACAGAAGCAAAAAAATACAATTGGAACGTATATATTCCAGATTTTCAGTATTGTACAGATAATGCAGCCATGATAGCCATGGTTGCCCACTATAAATATTTAGCTAAGGATTTTTGTGAGCAGAATGTAGGAGCATTAGCTCGTTGGGAAATTTAAAAAAAAA
It includes:
- a CDS encoding tRNA threonylcarbamoyladenosine biosynthesis protein TsaB, whose translation is MPTILAIESSCDETSASVIQDSKILSNIIANQKIHELYGGVVPELASREHQKNIIPVVLSALDTAKIHKNQLDAIAFTRGPGLLGALLVGVSFAKSMAISLNIPLIEVNHMQAHVLAHFIGENKPKFPFLCLTVSGGHTQIVLVRDYLDMEVIGQTQDDAVGEAFDKTAKLLGLPYPGGPLIDKYAQEGNPSAFPFPKSEMPDLNFSFSGIKTAILYFLQNNTQKNPQFIQENLKDICASVQYSLVEILMQKLRKASKQTNIKEISIAGGVAANSGLRNALQTEAKKYNWNVYIPDFQYCTDNAAMIAMVAHYKYLAKDFCEQNVGALARWEI